Proteins from a single region of Fusobacterium russii ATCC 25533:
- a CDS encoding IS110 family transposase, translating into MFYLGIDIGKNTHVASLLDSKKKVVFKAFSFSNSIDGAESLICKLEPFKNELEIGMEATGHYWLSIYSYLSEKNFTVRVINPIQTDGWRQGIEIRKRKTDIIDSLLIADLLRYGDFVETSLSNEDYLSLRNLSRFRSYLISSIGDLKRKTIALLDQVFPEYASSFSNIFGKTSKEILSNFSSPSDFEAINSEVLQSFLNNVSKKKFAKRKLEELSRKASTSFGINFCMDSFALQIKMLIQQISFIQNQVLDVENEIEVFLKKLNSPIITIPGIGSVNAATILGEIGDIKRFSNPSKLVAFAGLDSTVSQSGEFESTSNHMAKRGSPYLRRALFQSALRAEFCDPVFSDYYQKKMKEGKHHLVATNAVARKLCHIIFAVLTKNEPYRVKN; encoded by the coding sequence ATGTTTTATTTAGGTATTGATATTGGTAAAAATACTCATGTTGCTTCTTTACTTGATTCTAAGAAAAAAGTTGTTTTTAAGGCTTTTTCTTTTTCAAATTCCATTGATGGTGCTGAAAGTTTAATCTGCAAATTAGAACCTTTCAAAAATGAACTTGAAATTGGTATGGAAGCCACTGGTCATTATTGGCTAAGTATATACTCATACCTTAGTGAAAAGAACTTCACTGTTCGTGTCATCAATCCTATCCAAACTGACGGTTGGCGACAAGGTATAGAAATCAGAAAAAGAAAAACAGATATTATCGACTCTCTTTTAATAGCTGATCTTCTCAGATACGGCGATTTCGTTGAAACATCACTTTCTAATGAAGACTACTTATCTTTGAGAAATCTTTCCAGATTTAGGTCGTACCTTATTTCTTCAATTGGTGATCTTAAAAGAAAAACCATTGCTCTTTTAGACCAAGTTTTCCCCGAATATGCTTCTTCCTTCAGTAATATTTTTGGTAAAACATCTAAAGAAATACTTTCAAATTTTTCTTCACCATCAGATTTTGAGGCTATCAATTCAGAAGTTCTACAATCTTTCTTGAACAATGTTTCCAAGAAAAAATTCGCTAAAAGAAAACTTGAAGAACTTTCTAGGAAAGCTTCCACTTCTTTTGGTATTAATTTCTGCATGGATTCTTTTGCGCTTCAAATCAAAATGCTTATACAGCAAATTTCATTTATTCAAAATCAAGTTTTAGATGTTGAGAATGAAATTGAGGTTTTTCTTAAAAAACTGAATTCTCCAATTATAACTATTCCCGGCATTGGTTCTGTTAATGCTGCTACAATATTAGGTGAGATTGGAGATATTAAAAGATTTTCTAATCCTTCAAAACTTGTTGCTTTTGCTGGTCTTGATTCCACTGTTTCTCAGTCTGGTGAATTTGAATCCACTTCTAATCATATGGCTAAAAGAGGTTCTCCTTATTTAAGACGTGCTTTATTTCAATCTGCTCTTAGGGCTGAATTTTGTGACCCAGTTTTTTCTGATTATTATCAGAAGAAAATGAAGGAAGGAAAGCATCATCTAGTTGCTACTAATGCTGTTGCTAGAAAGCTTTGTCATATTATTTTTGCTGTTTTAACTAAAAATGAACCTTATCGAGTCAAAAATTAG
- a CDS encoding YcxB family protein has protein sequence MNVKKILSKEGKNNILGKRNIIFEEDKIQIITEYDENTMMYKKITEIKCSDKAIYLFLAPGMAIILPFRIFLSEEEKKGFINFLERKLK, from the coding sequence ATGAATGTAAAAAAAATTCTTTCTAAAGAAGGAAAAAATAATATTTTAGGGAAAAGGAATATAATATTTGAAGAAGATAAAATTCAGATTATAACAGAATATGATGAAAATACAATGATGTACAAAAAAATAACTGAAATAAAATGCTCTGATAAGGCAATATATCTATTTTTAGCACCGGGAATGGCTATAATATTACCTTTTAGAATTTTTCTATCTGAGGAAGAAAAAAAGGGTTTTATAAATTTTTTAGAAAGAAAATTAAAATAA